CTTTCTCCATTCAAGTGGCGATAATTACTGCGACGCTCGCTGAGCTGAGCCGAGGTTTCTCAGCTGAAAGAATGAAGGTTTGTGTGCGTCAGAGCGCCGAGGGACCAATGGGTGACGGCCGCCTGTGACCCCGGGGCCGACGGGGGGGAGGACGGAGGGCAGCccattttaaaaaggtcagaGGCGACGAAATTTAGAGAAGATTCAGCAGTTAGACGGCAACACAAGGTAAGGCGACAGGTGACGCTGGGACTTTCTCTCCGCtgggtttttgtgtttcttatgAAGATTTTACTCCTAAGAAACTTCTGgttaatgtgatttttgcagGTTTGGACTCATCATCAGCCACACGAGAAGCTGAATTggtttttaatttgtgaaaaatgcttcTGTTCGTTAAGCTGGACTCAGTTGTACAGAgcttctctgctgcctctcagtAACCTCTCACTTCTGAGTGAAGCCTTGTTGATCACAAACTGCACTTTTACTAAAATAGCAGGAACCAGTCAGAACTTCATGAAGTTTTCCTGGTGATGATTCACTTTCCTGTTACTGAGTTTTCAGTGATTGAGAatattgatttctttctttctgggAGGGTAAAAAATACtctaaaatgttattatttgttttgattatgtcttgatttttttttttgtttgttgttgactGTAGCAGAGGTGAAAGAAGACAACTGGAGGATTGTAACTGGATTTAAAATGCACTGGAGACTAGTGATCAGCTAATTAATCTGGATCCAAAGTCCTGAACCTGGAGGAGCAAATACATAATCCATCCAAAAAGAGAATTCAAGTTTTCTCAcactcttgccaaaatgcaacctagggttctttgtgaatgtatgaatcaaaccttcgtgtaaaagcataattatgacaaaagaggcactttaaagatttaccatattttcatttttgggtgtagctcattttctcagtgctacgggcacttttacgatagcatcaaaatctctatttttaaaacagtaagaagtctggacacaacatgacactttgctggtagcatcaccagggtctctacacatgaacaccagcactgacaacattgtttgttaGCTATGATTTACATCAGCCAATCACTTTCTGtctgtggctttgtgtgtgaaatacaTCTTTCTGTTCCTAGATGAGACCTTCTCTCCATCTCGGTGCCTCGCAgctcaccctcctctccctcgcccTTCTCTGCTCCGTCCCGTGGACCGTCACGTCGTACCCACGCTCCCCTGCTGCGCTCCTGCCCACGGTGGATGTACCTGACCTGGAGTCTGTCCTGCTGCACCTCCAGGCTGCTCTGGATGACCGGAGGAACGGTTGGCTCGTCCAGCCCGACGCCCGGGCCAAGTGGCCTCGGGACCCCCAGCTGGAGCccggggagagggaggaagacgaggaggacgaggaggaggagggcaggctCTGGGAAGACAATGTGCTGCTGAGGGCCCAGAGAGGAGACCTGGCGGCCCGACCTCTGTCGCCCTTCCCTGAGGGCCACTTTCCAGAGGGCATGCACTaccaggagggaggagagggggcgGTTGTGGGGAAGAAGAACGAAGCTCTGACCTCCATCGCTGGAGGACTCCAGGCTGTCAGCCGGGAGAAGGGAGGATTCGGTTTCCGCTTCGGGAGGAAACGATGGACTGACGGCAGAAGGATGGATGTAGGTGGggggagcacagaggagagaggagtctGATGGTGAAGCTGCGCGGAGGTGAATCAGTTAAGAAGCCAGATGAGGGCAGTGATACACTCAGCTATTTTTCTCAGCAACTAAGATGGCTT
This window of the Acanthopagrus latus isolate v.2019 chromosome 3, fAcaLat1.1, whole genome shotgun sequence genome carries:
- the LOC119016979 gene encoding uncharacterized protein LOC119016979 yields the protein MRPSLHLGASQLTLLSLALLCSVPWTVTSYPRSPAALLPTVDVPDLESVLLHLQAALDDRRNGWLVQPDARAKWPRDPQLEPGEREEDEEDEEEEGRLWEDNVLLRAQRGDLAARPLSPFPEGHFPEGMHYQEGGEGAVVGKKNEALTSIAGGLQAVSREKGGFGFRFGRKRWTDGRRMDVGGGSTEERGV